Proteins from a single region of Mycoplasmopsis edwardii:
- the atpH gene encoding ATP synthase F1 subunit delta — protein MYQKSHASAYAVAIFDLVQEEQKFEKLQAEFELLKELINTNPEFIDYLKNDTILESDRLETIDLAFKDFDWIIINTLKVIVQRKAVTFLKKIIIEYLKLSNRELKIRYIDVVSAFPLSEEQLEQIKDKLQRTTRRTIKITNHIDKKLISGFKIVSRTEVLELNYDKELEKIKNQIIYKKEEV, from the coding sequence ATGTATCAAAAAAGTCATGCTTCTGCATATGCTGTTGCTATTTTCGATTTAGTTCAAGAAGAACAAAAATTTGAAAAACTACAAGCAGAGTTTGAGTTACTTAAAGAATTAATCAATACAAATCCAGAGTTTATTGATTATTTAAAAAACGACACCATTTTAGAAAGTGATCGTTTAGAAACTATTGATTTAGCTTTTAAAGATTTTGATTGAATTATCATTAATACCTTAAAAGTTATTGTACAAAGAAAAGCAGTTACTTTTTTAAAGAAAATCATCATTGAATATTTAAAACTATCAAATAGAGAATTAAAGATTCGTTATATTGATGTTGTTTCGGCCTTCCCATTAAGTGAAGAGCAATTAGAACAAATTAAAGATAAACTTCAAAGAACAACAAGAAGAACAATTAAAATAACAAACCACATTGATAAAAAACTTATCAGTGGATTCAAAATTGTTTCAAGAACAGAAGTTTTAGAACTTAATTACGATAAAGAATTAGAAAAAATCAAAAATCAAATTATTTATAAAAAAGAGGAGGTCTAA
- the atpF gene encoding F0F1 ATP synthase subunit B — protein sequence MITYLNENTSSSSGISEQFGGRFEELFKGLFPSIPLMIATVIAFIIVFTLLFYFVYKPIKKMMKERHDFVQSNIDDSIKNKEESILRLNDANASLKNAHSQADQIITQAKIKAEKVSEVYVQNAKTESKRLLEETALDIKNQQTQFDFKSKKYVVEIATEMAKKILKREISKETQDELILEYLNSEKSVEEL from the coding sequence ATGATTACTTATTTAAATGAAAACACTTCAAGTTCTTCGGGAATTAGCGAACAATTTGGAGGAAGATTCGAAGAGCTTTTTAAAGGACTTTTCCCAAGTATTCCTTTAATGATTGCTACAGTTATCGCTTTTATAATTGTTTTTACACTTTTATTTTACTTTGTGTATAAGCCAATTAAAAAGATGATGAAAGAGCGTCATGATTTTGTTCAAAGTAACATTGATGACTCAATAAAAAACAAAGAAGAAAGTATTTTAAGATTGAATGATGCAAATGCAAGTTTAAAAAATGCACATTCTCAAGCAGATCAAATTATTACTCAAGCTAAAATTAAAGCTGAAAAAGTATCAGAAGTTTATGTTCAAAACGCTAAAACTGAATCTAAACGTCTTTTAGAAGAAACTGCACTTGATATTAAAAATCAACAAACACAATTTGATTTTAAATCTAAAAAATATGTTGTAGAAATTGCTACTGAAATGGCTAAGAAAATCTTAAAAAGAGAAATTAGCAAAGAAACTCAAGATGAACTAATTTTAGAATATCTAAATAGTGAAAAATCAGTAGAGGAATTATAA
- the atpE gene encoding ATP synthase F0 subunit C, producing MFTEITNLLQETTTSTTAASTNSTDTKAGLLAIGAGIAAIGVLGAGVGQGYAAGKACEAVGRNPEAESKIRTMLIVGAGIAETTAIYALLIAFLILFVK from the coding sequence ATGTTTACAGAAATTACAAATTTATTACAAGAGACAACTACAAGTACAACAGCTGCAAGTACAAATTCAACTGATACTAAAGCAGGTTTATTAGCAATTGGTGCTGGTATTGCTGCAATTGGTGTTTTAGGAGCCGGTGTTGGTCAAGGTTATGCTGCTGGTAAAGCTTGTGAAGCTGTAGGAAGAAACCCAGAAGCAGAATCAAAAATTCGTACAATGCTTATTGTTGGTGCTGGTATTGCTGAAACTACAGCGATCTACGCATTACTTATTGCTTTCTTAATCTTATTCGTTAAATAG
- a CDS encoding F0F1 ATP synthase subunit A, which translates to MDKLKESLWDWRQPQLVSLIITVLIVFILSLVIYFKVKKTKADKAPKGIVQIAEAYVGSFEKNFESVAGPEKLKVTKFYILALGTFLLIGNSVVLLGFEPIVTSYSVPFTIAIFTWFGVMLIGSIYSKWRFYAKLLIPTELIGKLSIIISLSFRIYGNIIGGSAILAATYVASGFAWQLAFSVSADQTWYFFALILTPFLHFYFDVFGSVLQAFIFALLTSVYWVSEADVEETKKTNSTTKKISFKNWTKKKVESIY; encoded by the coding sequence ATGGATAAGTTAAAAGAATCACTTTGAGATTGAAGACAACCACAATTAGTTTCATTAATCATAACGGTTTTAATTGTCTTTATTCTTTCGCTTGTGATTTACTTTAAAGTTAAGAAAACCAAAGCTGATAAAGCACCAAAAGGAATCGTCCAGATTGCTGAAGCTTATGTAGGTTCTTTTGAAAAAAACTTCGAAAGTGTAGCTGGGCCAGAAAAACTTAAGGTAACAAAGTTTTATATCTTAGCTTTAGGAACTTTTTTATTAATCGGTAATTCAGTAGTTCTATTAGGTTTTGAACCTATAGTTACATCTTATTCAGTCCCATTTACTATTGCAATATTTACTTGATTTGGAGTTATGCTTATCGGAAGTATTTATTCAAAATGAAGATTTTATGCAAAACTTTTAATTCCAACAGAATTAATTGGTAAGCTTTCAATTATTATTTCATTAAGTTTTAGGATTTATGGAAATATTATAGGTGGATCAGCAATTTTAGCTGCTACTTATGTTGCGTCAGGATTTGCTTGACAATTAGCATTTTCTGTATCTGCAGATCAAACTTGATACTTCTTTGCCTTAATACTAACCCCATTTTTACACTTTTATTTTGATGTATTTGGTTCAGTATTACAAGCATTTATATTTGCATTATTAACATCGGTATACTGAGTATCAGAAGCTGATGTTGAAGAAACTAAGAAAACAAATTCAACAACCAAGAAAATTTCATTTAAAAATTGAACAAAGAAAAAAGTAGAATCAATTTACTAA
- the rbfA gene encoding 30S ribosome-binding factor RbfA, giving the protein MNQITLRKKETQIQQLIASILSYDLTNVNVVDPVIMDVKLSSDLGVVKVYVTLGGNEQKGIIALNNSASYVRKVLAKSLDWRKVPEVRFYIDTVSETGSKIDQILRQLSEEK; this is encoded by the coding sequence ATGAATCAAATTACTTTAAGAAAAAAAGAAACTCAAATTCAACAATTAATTGCAAGCATTCTTAGTTATGATTTAACTAATGTTAATGTGGTTGATCCTGTTATTATGGATGTTAAATTATCTTCTGATTTAGGAGTTGTGAAAGTATATGTAACACTTGGCGGAAATGAACAAAAAGGGATTATTGCTTTAAATAATTCTGCTTCATATGTGAGAAAAGTATTGGCTAAATCATTAGACTGAAGAAAAGTTCCAGAAGTGAGATTTTACATTGATACAGTTAGCGAAACTGGATCAAAAATTGACCAGATTCTACGTCAATTAAGTGAAGAAAAATAA
- a CDS encoding inorganic diphosphatase: MKKIDVKIEIQKNSRIKYEYNRKTKEIEVDRILRGDFVYPCNYGFIPEALDWDGDELDVLLYSEETFHPGVKLSARIIGAMKMIDDGETDTKLIAVHADDYRLDHIQKLEDLPAPFLDTVKTFFSTYKNWKRPGITVVSGFEGVEYAKKEYEECVHLMQEYGHMDKKDFIAKMQKEHPEKYTA; encoded by the coding sequence ATGAAAAAAATAGATGTAAAAATTGAAATTCAAAAGAATTCAAGAATTAAATATGAGTACAACAGAAAAACTAAAGAAATTGAAGTTGACAGAATTTTAAGAGGTGACTTTGTTTACCCATGTAACTATGGATTTATTCCTGAAGCATTAGATTGAGATGGTGATGAATTAGATGTTTTATTATATTCAGAAGAAACATTCCACCCTGGTGTTAAATTAAGCGCTAGAATTATTGGTGCTATGAAAATGATTGATGATGGTGAAACTGATACTAAATTAATCGCAGTTCATGCTGATGATTACAGATTAGATCACATTCAAAAATTAGAAGATTTACCAGCTCCATTTTTAGATACAGTTAAAACATTCTTTAGCACATACAAAAACTGAAAACGTCCTGGAATTACAGTAGTTTCTGGTTTTGAAGGTGTTGAGTACGCTAAAAAAGAATACGAAGAATGTGTTCATTTAATGCAAGAATACGGACACATGGATAAAAAAGACTTTATTGCAAAAATGCAAAAAGAACACCCTGAAAAATATACAGCTTAA
- a CDS encoding ATP-binding cassette domain-containing protein, with the protein MSKKTILEITNLKKFFVNKGHVNKAVDDVTFDVKEGEIVGLIGESGSGKTTIGRSLLRLYDDFNGFVRLDGKLISGKKISRKTRKFMRKNIQMIFQDPMAALNGQNTIFSILKEPLIVNKIIKNKVKEINKNWESVQDHFHYTFLETVLKFKLQNLKIANSLSKPFSDKWRNILSNISFEDEETSYDDKFNSYFSFLEEKNKNNSTIINDLYSNTDKLINLYEDHKLRLEKGDIDFDEIDYDNAKAEYLKQKRLSKKTAKYYELKTQRKEAFRNLKHSLMDWFEEYMISRNSIKNLIIELKNESKLNRNEAFNSYDIDVYCFKLKLYLLNKKVEKIFKSNKRKINYLSFEELQSLIKELEILSIPIFENDLSVDVNEFPSLGTYKKALSKIVDEKYQFDFSSYEQISDQKETNFKTLAFNNFKNLFTTFKQEVKEFFQKPIDNKAELAIAKEKLLKTKEVNDQEIAKYVASYTERIKLLNKEIEKEIENWKKLRTLSKSNNELFSITNKKFNEYYKTTYLNVLEKKIKELKSKNENAAQVAKLQQELKQAKVDLKVYNTNINDKLTGIASFDIELKYLNKDLNNTYILLGTSKFDLWARKQNKYLKTILEFAYKPIKLWRLKNLFIKTTIYKSLEDVGLLKQFAYRYPHEFSGGQRQRIVIARALITQPKVIVADEPIASLDISIQAQVVNLLKDLCLQKNIGMVFIAHDLSMIEYIADRVQIMHLGKIVESGDTTQIYKNPLHPYTINLFKAIPKISNANEKFKDVKFELAYMQEQNYPNIPFTQAVSEENNHFIYGTKAQFDKWVKKQND; encoded by the coding sequence ATGAGTAAAAAAACAATTTTAGAAATTACTAACTTAAAAAAGTTCTTTGTTAACAAAGGACATGTTAATAAAGCTGTAGATGATGTTACATTTGATGTTAAAGAAGGTGAAATTGTAGGTTTAATTGGAGAATCAGGTTCAGGTAAAACAACAATTGGGCGTTCTCTTTTAAGGTTATATGATGACTTTAATGGGTTTGTTAGATTGGATGGAAAATTAATCTCTGGTAAAAAAATATCAAGAAAAACAAGAAAATTCATGAGAAAAAATATTCAGATGATTTTCCAAGATCCAATGGCTGCTTTAAATGGTCAAAACACAATTTTCTCAATCTTAAAAGAACCACTTATTGTTAATAAAATTATTAAAAATAAAGTTAAAGAAATTAATAAAAACTGAGAATCAGTGCAAGATCACTTCCACTACACATTCTTAGAAACAGTTTTAAAATTTAAATTGCAAAACTTAAAAATAGCTAATTCTTTATCAAAACCTTTTAGCGATAAATGAAGAAACATTCTTTCAAATATTTCATTTGAAGATGAAGAAACATCATATGATGATAAGTTCAATTCATATTTCTCATTTTTAGAAGAAAAAAATAAAAACAATTCAACAATTATTAATGACTTATATTCAAATACAGATAAATTAATTAACCTATATGAAGATCATAAATTAAGACTTGAAAAAGGTGATATTGATTTTGATGAGATTGACTATGATAACGCAAAAGCAGAATACTTAAAACAAAAAAGGTTAAGTAAGAAAACTGCTAAATACTATGAGTTAAAAACACAAAGAAAAGAAGCATTTAGAAACTTAAAACACAGTTTAATGGATTGATTTGAAGAATATATGATTTCAAGAAACTCAATTAAAAACTTAATTATTGAACTTAAAAATGAATCTAAATTAAACAGAAACGAAGCATTCAATAGCTATGACATTGATGTATATTGTTTTAAGCTAAAACTGTATTTATTAAACAAGAAAGTTGAAAAAATCTTTAAATCAAATAAAAGAAAAATTAACTATCTTTCATTTGAAGAATTACAATCTTTAATTAAAGAATTAGAAATTTTATCAATTCCGATTTTTGAAAACGATTTAAGTGTTGATGTAAATGAGTTTCCAAGTTTAGGAACTTACAAAAAAGCCTTAAGTAAAATTGTAGACGAAAAATACCAATTTGATTTTAGTTCATATGAACAAATTTCAGATCAAAAAGAAACAAACTTTAAAACACTTGCATTTAATAACTTTAAAAACTTATTTACCACTTTCAAACAAGAAGTTAAAGAATTTTTCCAAAAACCAATTGATAATAAAGCTGAATTGGCTATTGCGAAAGAAAAACTTCTTAAAACTAAAGAAGTTAATGATCAAGAAATTGCTAAATATGTTGCTTCATACACTGAAAGAATTAAGTTATTAAATAAAGAAATTGAAAAAGAAATAGAAAATTGAAAAAAACTTAGAACACTTTCAAAGTCAAACAATGAATTATTTAGTATTACAAATAAAAAATTCAATGAATACTACAAAACAACATATCTTAATGTTTTAGAAAAGAAAATTAAAGAACTTAAATCTAAAAATGAAAATGCTGCTCAAGTTGCAAAACTTCAACAAGAGCTTAAACAAGCAAAAGTTGATTTAAAAGTTTACAACACAAATATTAATGATAAATTAACAGGTATTGCATCATTTGATATTGAACTTAAATACTTAAATAAAGACTTAAACAACACATATATTTTATTAGGTACATCTAAATTTGATTTATGAGCAAGAAAGCAAAATAAATACCTAAAAACTATTTTAGAGTTCGCATACAAACCAATTAAGTTATGAAGACTTAAAAACTTATTTATTAAAACAACAATTTACAAGAGTCTTGAAGATGTTGGTTTATTAAAACAATTTGCCTACCGTTATCCACATGAATTCTCAGGTGGGCAACGTCAAAGAATTGTTATTGCTAGAGCTTTAATTACACAACCTAAAGTTATTGTAGCCGATGAACCAATTGCATCACTTGATATTTCAATCCAAGCTCAAGTTGTTAACTTGCTTAAAGACTTATGTTTACAAAAAAATATTGGTATGGTGTTTATTGCTCATGACCTTTCAATGATTGAATATATTGCTGATAGAGTGCAAATTATGCACCTTGGTAAAATTGTTGAATCTGGTGATACAACTCAAATTTACAAAAACCCATTACATCCATATACAATTAACTTATTCAAAGCTATTCCTAAAATTTCTAATGCAAATGAGAAATTCAAAGATGTTAAATTTGAATTAGCTTACATGCAAGAACAAAATTATCCAAACATTCCATTTACTCAAGCAGTTTCAGAAGAAAACAATCATTTTATCTATGGAACAAAAGCACAATTTGATAAATGAGTAAAAAAACAAAATGATTAA
- a CDS encoding ABC transporter ATP-binding protein, with product MEKNQDLLLDVKNLKVSFKIKRNKYINIVRGVDLKIGKGQIVGIVGESGSGKSVTSKSFLNINENSLITADRMQIEDIDLLKSKKESFWQKVRGHKIGYIPQDPLTSLNPTRKIGKQLLDALNKNEDWKKKPYSEKRKYLVGLLDKFGIRNSEAVFDMYPHTLSGGMKQRVVITMVVALKPSLIIADEPTTALDPTVQASVLALFDEIRETMNISIILISHNISVVAKFCDYIYVMYAGKIVERGTKKDIFTEPKHPYTWALISAIPENKEDRLYSIKGTPPDMNNLPLGDAFAPRNDYALEIDFVKEAPLFEVSKTHAAASWLLHPDSPKATLSLELEARLESFRKVFKDNE from the coding sequence ATGGAAAAAAACCAAGATCTATTACTAGATGTCAAAAATCTTAAAGTAAGCTTTAAAATCAAAAGAAATAAGTACATAAATATTGTTAGAGGTGTAGACTTAAAAATTGGTAAAGGTCAAATTGTAGGTATCGTAGGTGAATCTGGTTCAGGAAAATCAGTTACCTCGAAATCATTTTTAAACATTAATGAAAACTCTTTAATCACAGCTGATAGAATGCAAATTGAAGACATTGATTTATTAAAATCTAAAAAAGAATCATTTTGACAAAAAGTACGTGGACACAAAATTGGATACATTCCTCAAGATCCACTTACATCATTAAACCCAACAAGAAAAATTGGAAAACAACTTTTAGATGCATTAAACAAAAACGAAGATTGAAAGAAAAAACCATACTCAGAAAAAAGAAAATACTTAGTAGGTTTATTAGACAAATTTGGAATCAGAAATTCAGAAGCAGTATTTGATATGTACCCGCACACATTAAGTGGTGGTATGAAACAACGTGTAGTTATTACAATGGTTGTAGCTTTAAAACCAAGCTTAATTATTGCTGATGAACCAACAACAGCACTTGACCCAACAGTTCAAGCATCAGTTTTAGCTTTATTTGACGAAATTAGAGAAACAATGAATATTTCAATTATCTTAATCAGCCACAACATTTCAGTTGTTGCTAAGTTCTGTGATTACATTTACGTAATGTATGCAGGTAAAATAGTTGAAAGAGGAACAAAAAAAGACATTTTTACAGAACCAAAACACCCTTATACATGGGCTTTAATTTCAGCTATTCCTGAAAATAAAGAAGATAGATTATATTCAATTAAAGGTACTCCACCAGATATGAATAACTTACCATTAGGTGATGCTTTTGCTCCGAGAAATGATTATGCACTTGAAATTGACTTTGTAAAAGAAGCCCCATTATTTGAAGTGTCTAAAACACATGCAGCTGCATCATGATTATTACACCCAGATTCACCAAAAGCAACATTATCTCTAGAATTAGAAGCAAGATTAGAAAGCTTCAGAAAGGTTTTTAAAGACAATGAGTAA